Proteins encoded within one genomic window of Alteribacter populi:
- a CDS encoding phage holin family protein has protein sequence MKVKGGTSIDFLQFVVDEALIVIPVLMIIGKIIKQTPHAPDWMIPYFLLILGILFTGILLGFSFESFIQGVLVTGGAVYGHQLIKQTRKPRNTRKKRASKR, from the coding sequence ATGAAAGTAAAGGGGGGAACATCAATCGATTTCCTACAATTTGTTGTCGATGAGGCTTTGATTGTCATACCTGTGTTAATGATTATCGGAAAGATAATTAAGCAAACTCCCCACGCACCCGACTGGATGATTCCTTATTTCTTGCTTATTTTAGGAATTTTATTTACCGGCATTTTGTTAGGTTTTTCTTTCGAGTCTTTTATACAAGGAGTTCTCGTAACAGGTGGCGCGGTATATGGCCACCAGCTCATCAAACAGACAAGAAAGCCCAGGAACACCCGCAAAAAGAGGGCGTCCAAAAGGTAA
- the nrdR gene encoding transcriptional regulator NrdR, translated as MRCPNCQHNGTRVLDSRPSDESRSIRRRRECESCGYRYTTFERVEKTPLIVVKKDGNREEFSREKMLRGLIRACEKRPVPLEKLENVIDQVERDLRNQGISEIDSHDIGEQVMEYLAGIDDVAYVRFASVYRQFKDINVFVEELKDLLKKADQNNS; from the coding sequence ATGAGATGTCCAAACTGTCAACATAATGGAACACGAGTCTTAGATTCCCGTCCCAGTGATGAAAGCCGTTCGATACGACGCAGGAGAGAATGTGAGTCATGTGGATATCGATATACTACATTTGAACGGGTAGAAAAGACGCCGTTGATCGTCGTCAAAAAAGATGGGAACCGAGAAGAGTTTAGTAGGGAAAAAATGCTGCGCGGACTCATTCGTGCTTGTGAGAAGCGACCAGTACCTCTTGAGAAGCTTGAAAATGTCATTGATCAAGTGGAGAGGGACTTGAGAAATCAAGGAATTTCCGAAATTGATAGTCATGATATCGGGGAACAGGTGATGGAATATCTCGCAGGAATTGATGATGTTGCGTATGTTCGTTTTGCTTCTGTATACCGGCAATTTAAAGATATTAATGTCTTTGTCGAGGAGTTAAAAGACCTTTTAAAGAAAGCTGACCAAAACAATTCTTAA
- a CDS encoding replication initiation and membrane attachment family protein encodes MMHWKELLPIDRYLVQMKDKLHETDRDVLTLLYQPLIGSLAYSLYLTLWSEAEAADSELPERQHQTLMVLTGRPLNELFSERKKLEAIGLVSTYRKNEEDEVVYIYELNKPVNPDAFFKDDVLSVFLYNRLGKEQYRRIRNRFILPKHETEDLEEVTQAFDHVFQSLHHSEMVSSQIEVEDQTGDVIRGEQRKGNGNSYQFEGQDFDFDLMLADLPPFINKEALEKEQIKRTIAQLAFVYKVEPMEMSKFIQDTMVHEDALNISELRKQIQRRYRMLYSQDPPKLALRKQPAHLTSNITEPTTEEEKMIHYYDTTSPMDMMQNRSDGAQVPPADMEIVEHLLLDYRLPPGVVNVLIDYILMINDMKLTKGFADKIAGQWSRKNIQTVNQAMVIAKQENKKRKEFQQGPQKSSGKRQTKNNRNVRKERLPKWLAQEKEKGNEQPKLSEANGETNVNLERKKEELAKLMQQFEQKK; translated from the coding sequence ATGATGCATTGGAAGGAACTTTTACCCATAGATCGGTACCTTGTGCAAATGAAAGATAAACTACATGAAACGGATCGGGATGTCTTAACGTTGTTGTACCAGCCATTAATTGGTTCACTAGCATACAGTTTGTATCTAACCCTCTGGAGCGAAGCAGAGGCTGCGGATTCGGAATTACCGGAAAGACAGCACCAAACACTGATGGTATTAACCGGCAGGCCTTTAAATGAACTTTTTAGTGAACGAAAAAAATTGGAAGCAATCGGTTTAGTGTCCACTTATCGTAAGAACGAAGAAGATGAAGTCGTATATATTTATGAATTAAATAAACCTGTTAATCCAGATGCATTTTTTAAAGACGATGTCCTAAGTGTCTTTTTATATAATCGATTAGGGAAAGAGCAGTACAGACGCATACGCAATCGGTTTATTCTCCCCAAACATGAAACAGAGGATTTAGAAGAAGTCACTCAGGCTTTTGATCATGTGTTTCAGAGCCTTCATCATTCCGAAATGGTTTCTTCTCAAATCGAAGTGGAAGATCAAACTGGGGATGTTATTAGAGGCGAACAGCGTAAAGGAAACGGAAATTCTTATCAGTTTGAGGGACAGGATTTTGATTTCGATCTAATGCTTGCTGATTTACCACCATTTATTAACAAAGAAGCTTTGGAAAAAGAACAGATCAAACGGACCATTGCTCAGCTTGCTTTTGTCTATAAAGTAGAGCCTATGGAAATGAGCAAGTTTATTCAAGATACAATGGTCCATGAAGATGCCCTCAATATATCAGAGCTCCGAAAACAAATTCAGAGAAGATACCGGATGCTGTATAGCCAGGATCCGCCTAAACTAGCATTGAGGAAGCAGCCTGCACACCTAACCTCAAATATAACGGAGCCTACAACTGAAGAAGAGAAGATGATTCATTATTATGATACGACGTCACCAATGGATATGATGCAAAATCGAAGCGATGGTGCCCAAGTACCACCTGCTGATATGGAAATCGTTGAACATTTACTTTTGGATTACCGATTACCGCCTGGGGTCGTTAATGTGTTGATTGATTACATTTTAATGATTAACGACATGAAACTAACAAAAGGATTCGCGGACAAGATTGCCGGGCAATGGAGCCGTAAAAATATTCAAACTGTCAATCAAGCGATGGTCATTGCTAAACAAGAAAACAAAAAGCGAAAAGAATTCCAGCAAGGACCGCAAAAGTCAAGCGGTAAAAGACAAACGAAAAATAATAGAAATGTGAGAAAAGAGCGGTTGCCAAAGTGGCTTGCTCAGGAAAAAGAAAAAGGAAACGAGCAGCCTAAGCTGAGTGAAGCGAACGGTGAAACGAACGTAAACCTTGAGCGGAAAAAGGAAGAGCTTGCAAAATTAATGCAGCAGTTTGAGCAAAAGAAATAG
- a CDS encoding DUF1499 domain-containing protein: MGFKDTVQKYMSAHTETRENHVDEKLKTHYYKSTKEKVMAEVEAMINQKKGFKVKSTSPEHGEIIVRSDQGKKIFMVITVIMVRPYRTAVDFAVTTDTPLFTDFGYSRKIIYEQYKNLNGRLTFVGTGIGDNLTQGF; this comes from the coding sequence ATGGGATTTAAAGATACAGTACAAAAGTATATGAGTGCACATACAGAAACACGAGAAAATCATGTAGACGAGAAATTAAAAACGCATTATTATAAATCGACAAAAGAAAAAGTGATGGCTGAAGTAGAGGCAATGATCAATCAAAAGAAGGGCTTTAAGGTAAAATCGACGTCTCCAGAACACGGTGAAATTATTGTGCGCAGCGATCAAGGAAAGAAAATCTTTATGGTTATCACTGTCATTATGGTAAGACCGTATCGTACTGCTGTTGATTTTGCTGTGACAACCGATACGCCTCTTTTTACTGATTTTGGCTACAGTCGTAAAATCATCTACGAACAGTATAAAAACTTGAACGGGCGTCTTACCTTTGTTGGCACCGGTATTGGTGATAACCTTACACAAGGGTTTTAA
- a CDS encoding glyceraldehyde-3-phosphate dehydrogenase, producing MTTIAINGFGRIGRMVFRKAVLDTNLEVVAINASYPAETLAHLIKYDTVHGPFMGEVEAKGDHLVVNGSKVYLLNNRNPLELPWADLGIEIVVEATGKFKSKETATYHIEAGAKKVVITAPGKDEDITIVYGVNEEDYDPQAHDIISNASCTTNCLAPVAKVLNDAFGIESGLMTTVHSYTNDQKNIDNPHKDLRRARACGQSIIPTTTGAAKALAKVLPELEGKMNGMALRVPTPNVSLVDLVVDLYTDVTVEQVNDVLKKAAEDELKGILSYTDDPLVSVDFNGNENSSIIDGQSTMVMNNRQVKVLAWYDNEWGYSCRVVNLIEHVGERLKEQSEVTA from the coding sequence ATGACGACGATTGCAATCAATGGTTTTGGCCGTATTGGCAGAATGGTTTTTCGCAAAGCTGTGTTAGACACAAATTTAGAAGTGGTGGCTATTAATGCTTCCTACCCAGCGGAAACACTAGCCCATTTAATTAAATATGATACCGTTCACGGCCCATTTATGGGAGAAGTGGAAGCAAAAGGTGATCACTTGGTTGTAAACGGTTCCAAAGTTTACTTACTTAATAATCGAAACCCACTGGAATTACCGTGGGCGGACTTAGGTATAGAAATCGTTGTAGAAGCAACAGGGAAGTTTAAATCCAAAGAAACAGCAACTTACCACATTGAAGCGGGGGCAAAAAAAGTTGTCATTACAGCACCAGGGAAAGATGAAGATATTACGATTGTATATGGTGTAAACGAAGAAGATTATGATCCGCAAGCACATGATATTATTTCGAATGCCTCATGTACAACAAATTGTCTTGCACCGGTGGCGAAGGTATTAAATGATGCATTTGGTATTGAATCCGGGCTAATGACTACGGTACACTCCTACACTAATGACCAGAAAAATATTGATAATCCACATAAAGATTTGCGTAGAGCTCGCGCATGTGGTCAATCGATCATTCCAACGACGACTGGAGCAGCAAAAGCCCTTGCGAAAGTTTTACCAGAGCTTGAAGGGAAGATGAACGGAATGGCCCTTCGTGTTCCGACTCCAAACGTCTCTCTAGTCGATTTAGTGGTTGATTTGTATACAGACGTAACAGTAGAACAAGTAAACGATGTACTAAAAAAAGCAGCGGAAGATGAATTGAAAGGTATCCTTTCATATACTGATGATCCTCTTGTTTCGGTTGATTTTAATGGAAATGAAAATTCCTCCATCATTGACGGGCAGTCGACAATGGTCATGAATAACCGTCAAGTAAAAGTGCTTGCTTGGTATGATAATGAATGGGGATATTCCTGCCGTGTCGTAAACTTAATTGAACACGTAGGTGAACGGTTGAAAGAACAATCAGAGGTGACGGCGTAA
- the thrS gene encoding threonine--tRNA ligase: MAEINEAIVLMFPDGKEKEFPAGTTTEDVAASISPGLKKKAVAGKLDGEHIDLKAPISEAGKIEIITLDSGDGLEILRHSTAHLMAQAVKRLFDDVKLGVGPVIEGGFYYDIDMSHTLTPEDLPKIEKEMKRIADENLAIERKEVSREEAARRYEEIGDELKLELLEDIPVGEKISIYEQGEFFDLCRGVHLPSTGKIKKFKLMTINGAYWRGDSKNKMLQRIYGTAFEKQGQLDEHLKMLEEAKERDHRKLGKELGIFTVNQKVGQGLPLWLPKGATIRRTIERYIVDLEERLGYDHVYTPVLGSSELYKTSGHWDHYQDDMFPSMKMDNEELVLRPMNCPHHMMVYKHQKYSYRNLPVRIAELGMMHRHEMSGALAGLQRVRAMTLNDAHIFCRPDQMKEEFIRVVELIQNVYKDFGIDDYYFRLSYRDPADKEKYVDNNEMWIKAQELLKESMDDMNVEYVEAEGEAAFYGPKLDVQVKTALGKDETLSTVQLDFHLPEKFDLTYVGDDGNEHRPVVIHRGVVSTMERFVAFLLEEYKGALPTWLSPVQVQLIGVSEVHDEYVRKVEDKLRQAGARVHVDGRNEKLGYKIREAQMQKIPYLLVLGDKEIESNSVNVRRYGEKDTEIVELDEFVARISKDINERT, from the coding sequence ATGGCAGAAATAAACGAAGCGATTGTATTGATGTTTCCAGACGGAAAAGAAAAGGAGTTTCCAGCTGGAACGACGACAGAAGATGTAGCAGCTTCTATTAGCCCTGGACTAAAGAAGAAAGCCGTTGCTGGTAAGCTGGATGGTGAACACATAGATCTTAAAGCACCAATTAGTGAAGCTGGAAAAATTGAGATCATCACACTAGACAGTGGTGATGGCCTTGAGATTCTTCGACATAGCACAGCTCACTTGATGGCACAAGCCGTAAAGCGTCTGTTCGATGACGTTAAGCTCGGTGTTGGACCTGTTATCGAAGGCGGGTTTTATTACGATATAGATATGTCGCATACATTAACACCCGAAGACTTGCCAAAAATCGAAAAGGAAATGAAACGAATTGCTGATGAGAATTTAGCGATTGAAAGAAAAGAAGTCTCCCGTGAAGAAGCGGCTCGTCGTTACGAAGAAATTGGAGATGAATTAAAACTTGAATTGCTGGAAGATATTCCCGTAGGTGAAAAGATAAGCATTTATGAGCAAGGTGAGTTTTTTGACCTTTGCCGTGGCGTTCATTTACCGTCTACTGGAAAGATTAAGAAATTTAAACTAATGACAATAAATGGTGCCTACTGGCGTGGAGACAGTAAAAATAAAATGCTACAACGTATTTACGGGACTGCCTTTGAAAAACAAGGTCAATTAGACGAACACCTCAAAATGCTTGAAGAAGCAAAAGAGCGGGACCATCGTAAATTGGGTAAAGAGCTAGGTATATTTACTGTTAATCAAAAAGTCGGGCAAGGTCTACCTCTGTGGCTGCCAAAAGGAGCGACAATTCGCCGTACAATTGAACGCTACATCGTAGATCTCGAGGAGCGCCTTGGCTATGATCACGTGTATACACCCGTTCTAGGAAGTTCCGAGCTTTATAAAACGTCCGGACATTGGGACCATTATCAAGATGACATGTTCCCGTCTATGAAAATGGACAATGAAGAACTTGTTCTGCGACCTATGAACTGCCCGCATCATATGATGGTGTACAAGCACCAAAAATATAGTTACCGTAACCTCCCTGTTCGTATTGCAGAACTAGGGATGATGCACCGTCATGAAATGTCAGGAGCATTGGCTGGACTTCAGCGAGTAAGAGCAATGACACTAAATGACGCCCATATTTTCTGTCGTCCGGATCAAATGAAAGAAGAATTTATCCGGGTTGTAGAGCTGATTCAAAATGTCTATAAAGACTTTGGGATTGATGACTATTACTTCCGTTTATCTTACCGGGATCCTGCTGATAAAGAAAAGTATGTCGACAATAATGAAATGTGGATAAAAGCACAGGAACTTCTGAAAGAATCGATGGATGATATGAATGTGGAATATGTAGAAGCAGAAGGAGAAGCAGCATTTTACGGTCCTAAACTTGATGTTCAAGTAAAAACAGCTCTCGGTAAAGATGAAACGCTCTCGACTGTTCAGCTCGACTTCCATTTACCTGAGAAATTTGACTTGACTTATGTAGGTGATGACGGTAATGAACATCGTCCTGTTGTCATTCACCGTGGTGTTGTCTCTACAATGGAACGCTTTGTTGCCTTTTTACTTGAAGAATATAAAGGTGCGCTACCAACTTGGTTATCTCCGGTTCAAGTTCAGTTGATCGGTGTAAGTGAAGTACATGATGAGTACGTGCGAAAAGTGGAGGATAAGCTCCGCCAAGCCGGAGCACGCGTCCATGTGGATGGTCGAAATGAAAAGTTAGGCTATAAAATTCGTGAAGCTCAAATGCAAAAAATTCCTTACCTTTTAGTGTTAGGAGATAAGGAAATTGAGTCCAATAGCGTTAATGTCCGCCGTTACGGAGAAAAAGATACAGAAATCGTAGAATTGGATGAGTTTGTTGCCAGGATTAGTAAAGATATTAATGAACGAACATAA
- the speD gene encoding adenosylmethionine decarboxylase → METMGRHVISELWECDIEKLNDMGFIEKLFVNAALEAGAEVREVAFHKFAPQGISGVVIISESHLTIHSFPEHGYASIDVYTCGDRIDPNIAANYIAKHLDAKLNEAVEIPRGMGPIKVGEPRTERPLSTTR, encoded by the coding sequence ATGGAAACCATGGGACGACACGTCATTTCAGAGCTTTGGGAATGTGATATCGAGAAGCTTAATGACATGGGGTTTATCGAAAAATTATTTGTAAATGCAGCACTTGAAGCAGGTGCAGAAGTGCGGGAAGTGGCTTTTCACAAATTTGCGCCACAAGGAATTAGTGGTGTAGTCATAATTAGTGAATCTCACTTAACAATTCACAGTTTTCCAGAGCACGGCTACGCTAGCATAGACGTGTATACGTGCGGTGACAGAATTGATCCGAACATTGCTGCAAATTATATTGCGAAACATCTTGATGCGAAATTAAATGAAGCAGTGGAAATTCCCCGTGGCATGGGACCGATAAAAGTTGGAGAACCGCGTACGGAAAGACCATTGTCTACTACTAGATAA
- a CDS encoding putative sporulation protein YtxC, which yields MVTIQFEDKQRCLSCCEQLKASVGSFENLSKSVDLVTGKNDTQVEVVVHAGEQERNEILTTVAAVMTNFTLKVYLKSWLEDVVRNHFYYQEVNESNEIVALAWDIIADEHPDIQLEDNLSFLQRQLHLLFCEILNETSKFSYESFIQFRLRKLRKGLIEAVEVAIDEYKMEQEYQTMVESCRQYLAQESPKIKAVHVVLSDQPVSIYDHSWNRFTLPEILRMLDDRVAFDGTLPVSERIISPLVSMAPRKVFLHDSKEVEEGPVVRTLLAIFEERISFC from the coding sequence TTGGTAACGATTCAGTTTGAAGATAAACAAAGGTGCTTAAGTTGCTGCGAGCAACTTAAAGCCTCTGTAGGGAGTTTTGAAAACTTAAGTAAAAGTGTCGACTTAGTGACAGGAAAAAACGATACTCAAGTAGAGGTGGTCGTACATGCAGGCGAACAAGAACGAAACGAAATTTTAACGACAGTCGCCGCAGTAATGACAAATTTTACATTAAAAGTGTACTTAAAGTCATGGCTTGAAGACGTGGTACGAAATCACTTTTATTATCAAGAGGTCAATGAGTCTAATGAAATTGTTGCACTAGCTTGGGATATCATTGCAGATGAACATCCAGATATTCAGTTAGAGGATAACTTATCTTTTCTACAGCGCCAATTACATTTGCTTTTTTGTGAAATTTTAAACGAAACGTCAAAGTTTTCCTACGAGTCCTTTATCCAATTCCGGCTCCGGAAGCTAAGAAAAGGCCTCATCGAAGCTGTTGAAGTTGCCATCGACGAATATAAAATGGAGCAAGAGTATCAGACGATGGTAGAATCATGCAGACAATATCTGGCTCAGGAGTCACCAAAGATTAAAGCTGTCCATGTTGTATTAAGTGATCAGCCTGTGTCGATTTACGATCATTCATGGAACCGTTTTACGTTACCGGAAATTCTGCGGATGTTGGACGATAGAGTTGCATTTGACGGGACGCTTCCGGTATCAGAACGAATTATCAGTCCATTGGTGAGTATGGCTCCAAGAAAAGTTTTTCTTCATGATAGTAAAGAAGTGGAAGAAGGCCCAGTTGTACGAACATTATTAGCCATTTTCGAAGAACGAATTTCTTTTTGCTAA
- the dnaI gene encoding primosomal protein DnaI: MEPIGESIKKLSGGNFEKRLEALMQEVLQDERIQKFLARNPGLASAQIERQLNDLFQFKKEWEHCDSCPGLENCPNLMNGFQPELKMYRDDIHISYHPCPLKRKADERKRQASFIKSLYIPKEIVAVTFKDIDPDNESRVDAIEKALKFSHGVVPGEDGKGLYITGKFGVGKTYLMGAVSNALAERKIESMIIYTPDFFRELKQGIADGSYQDKLETVKRVPVLILDDIGAETMSAWVRDEILGALLQYRMMEKLPTIFTSNYDLEDLEAHLTYTQKGGVENIEELKAKRIMERIRHLNEEVYMDGVNRRTYNN; this comes from the coding sequence GTGGAACCGATTGGTGAATCCATAAAGAAGCTATCTGGAGGAAATTTTGAAAAAAGGCTTGAAGCTTTAATGCAGGAGGTGCTGCAAGACGAGCGGATTCAGAAGTTTCTAGCCCGAAACCCAGGGCTTGCGAGTGCACAAATCGAACGTCAATTAAATGATTTGTTTCAGTTTAAAAAAGAATGGGAGCATTGTGACAGCTGTCCAGGACTTGAGAACTGCCCGAATTTGATGAACGGCTTTCAACCCGAGTTGAAAATGTACAGAGATGACATTCATATTTCGTATCATCCATGTCCTTTAAAGCGAAAAGCGGACGAGCGGAAACGGCAAGCATCGTTTATTAAAAGCTTATATATACCAAAAGAAATTGTAGCGGTGACTTTTAAGGATATTGATCCGGATAATGAGTCACGAGTGGATGCAATCGAAAAAGCGCTGAAATTTTCTCATGGCGTTGTTCCAGGAGAAGACGGCAAGGGGCTTTACATTACCGGTAAATTCGGCGTTGGGAAAACATATCTTATGGGGGCAGTGAGTAATGCATTAGCAGAGCGAAAGATCGAATCGATGATCATTTATACACCGGATTTTTTCCGTGAGCTTAAGCAAGGCATTGCAGACGGGAGCTACCAGGACAAATTGGAAACAGTGAAGCGAGTGCCGGTGCTTATTTTAGATGACATCGGAGCTGAAACGATGAGTGCCTGGGTACGTGATGAAATATTAGGAGCATTATTGCAATATCGAATGATGGAAAAGCTGCCGACGATTTTTACCTCTAATTACGATCTCGAAGATTTAGAAGCACATCTGACCTATACGCAAAAAGGCGGCGTTGAAAATATTGAAGAGTTGAAAGCGAAGCGCATTATGGAGCGGATTCGCCATTTGAATGAGGAAGTGTACATGGATGGCGTGAACCGCCGTACGTATAACAATTAA
- the coaE gene encoding dephospho-CoA kinase (Dephospho-CoA kinase (CoaE) performs the final step in coenzyme A biosynthesis.), producing the protein MPMIIGLTGGIASGKSTVSAMIQGWGIPVVDADVIAREVVEPEQDAYEKIVQAFGNEITNEDRTIHRKKLGAIIFNNEEKRKLLNSIVHPAVRTEMKRQRDDFLAKGYKNVVLDIPLLIESELTYLVDKSLLVYLDKQTQLERLIQRDQSSEDEAMSRIRSQMPLDDKQDLVDAVVDNSGSVANTKLQVMKVLQKWGVKTS; encoded by the coding sequence CTGCCGATGATAATTGGGCTTACAGGCGGGATTGCAAGTGGGAAGAGTACCGTTTCCGCCATGATTCAAGGTTGGGGTATTCCTGTAGTGGATGCCGATGTGATTGCTCGGGAGGTCGTAGAACCCGAGCAAGACGCTTATGAAAAAATTGTCCAGGCATTTGGTAATGAAATAACTAATGAAGACCGAACGATTCATCGGAAAAAACTTGGTGCTATTATTTTTAATAATGAGGAAAAAAGAAAGCTGTTAAACAGTATTGTTCATCCTGCCGTACGAACTGAAATGAAACGCCAGCGGGATGATTTTTTAGCGAAGGGTTATAAAAATGTCGTTCTGGATATTCCTCTCTTAATTGAAAGTGAACTTACCTACTTAGTGGACAAGTCTCTTCTTGTTTACTTGGATAAACAAACTCAGCTTGAACGTTTAATTCAAAGGGATCAATCTTCAGAAGACGAGGCCATGAGTCGAATCCGTTCGCAAATGCCATTAGATGACAAACAGGATCTCGTTGATGCTGTTGTTGACAATAGTGGTTCTGTCGCAAATACAAAACTACAAGTAATGAAAGTGTTGCAAAAATGGGGAGTAAAGACGTCTTGA
- the mqnC gene encoding cyclic dehypoxanthinyl futalosine synthase has protein sequence MSVDHILERARAGERISVEDAVQLYESNEVEKIGAVANEMMQKWHPEPITTFVIGRNVNYTNFCDTYCRFCAFYRPPGHEEGYVLDDNVIFDKIQETIDVDGTEILMQGGTNPDLPFSYYTDLLKEIKKRFDITMHSFSPAEIWKMVEVSGLSLEEVLTELHKAGLDSLPGGGAEILDNRTRKRISRLKGTWEEWIECMKTAKKVGMHGTATMVIGFGETSEERALHLKRVRDAQDETNCFLAFIPWTFQPDNTNMKAEKVTPDEYLKNLAIARIFLDNVPNFQSSWVTMGPEIGKKSLTYGCNDFGSTMIEENVVSAAGATHKVDTNLILRLIREAGKTPAQRDTKYSTLRVFKEEEQADKDFVMQN, from the coding sequence ATGAGCGTTGATCACATCTTAGAGCGTGCTCGAGCAGGAGAACGGATTTCAGTAGAAGATGCCGTTCAACTGTATGAGAGCAATGAAGTTGAGAAAATTGGCGCAGTGGCGAACGAAATGATGCAAAAGTGGCACCCGGAGCCGATTACGACTTTTGTCATTGGAAGAAATGTTAACTATACAAATTTTTGTGATACGTATTGCCGCTTTTGTGCTTTCTATCGTCCACCAGGACATGAAGAAGGCTATGTATTAGACGATAACGTTATTTTTGATAAAATCCAGGAAACGATTGACGTCGATGGAACAGAGATACTCATGCAAGGTGGAACGAATCCAGATCTTCCATTTAGCTATTATACTGATCTGCTGAAGGAAATTAAAAAGAGGTTTGATATTACGATGCATTCTTTTTCACCAGCAGAGATCTGGAAAATGGTTGAAGTATCTGGGCTGTCGTTAGAAGAAGTTCTAACGGAGCTACATAAAGCAGGCTTGGACTCTCTACCAGGCGGCGGAGCTGAAATTCTTGATAACCGTACGAGAAAGCGAATCAGTCGCCTTAAAGGTACTTGGGAAGAATGGATTGAGTGCATGAAAACGGCGAAAAAAGTCGGCATGCACGGAACGGCAACTATGGTTATCGGATTTGGTGAAACAAGTGAGGAGCGCGCACTTCATTTAAAGCGTGTTCGTGACGCGCAAGATGAAACGAATTGTTTCCTTGCGTTTATTCCTTGGACATTCCAACCTGATAATACGAATATGAAAGCGGAAAAAGTGACACCTGATGAATATTTAAAAAACTTAGCTATTGCTCGTATTTTCTTAGACAACGTTCCTAATTTCCAATCTTCGTGGGTTACGATGGGACCAGAAATCGGGAAGAAGTCATTGACGTATGGCTGTAACGATTTCGGCAGTACAATGATTGAAGAAAATGTGGTTTCAGCTGCTGGCGCGACGCATAAAGTGGACACGAATTTGATCCTGCGCCTCATTCGTGAAGCAGGCAAAACACCAGCTCAGCGCGACACGAAGTACAGCACTCTTCGTGTATTTAAGGAAGAAGAACAAGCAGATAAAGATTTTGTTATGCAAAACTAG